A single genomic interval of Nonomuraea rubra harbors:
- a CDS encoding LysR family substrate-binding domain-containing protein: MVALKPGGDGGLLPDVLAAYRARPGAVAVELALCGVAERARLVRDGTADVAFLHRPYEDLTGFDSEPLLVEANVAVMASGHPLAGRDHVRLAELDAGPPPRWPGSHQEVGDPAMLMQLVALGRLVVVAPESVHDQVRRDLTCVPVLDAEPTTVVLAWPEGARSRPLAEFVRTAAEIAAIRTGAEAATIRTGTEVAARRTSAETAPHHAAADVAAPRTAAEVVARASGGVGTFRDRSHRE, encoded by the coding sequence GTGGTCGCGCTCAAGCCGGGAGGCGACGGCGGGCTGCTGCCGGACGTACTGGCCGCCTACCGGGCGCGGCCCGGGGCGGTGGCGGTGGAGCTGGCACTGTGCGGGGTGGCGGAGCGGGCGCGGCTGGTGCGCGACGGGACGGCGGACGTGGCGTTCCTGCACCGCCCGTACGAGGACCTGACGGGGTTCGACAGCGAGCCGCTGCTGGTGGAGGCGAACGTGGCCGTCATGGCGTCGGGCCACCCGCTGGCGGGCCGCGACCACGTGCGCCTGGCCGAACTCGACGCCGGCCCGCCGCCGCGCTGGCCCGGGTCCCACCAGGAGGTGGGCGATCCGGCGATGCTGATGCAGCTCGTCGCGCTGGGGCGGCTCGTCGTGGTGGCGCCGGAGTCGGTACACGACCAGGTGCGGCGGGATCTGACGTGCGTGCCGGTGCTGGACGCGGAGCCGACCACCGTGGTGCTGGCCTGGCCGGAGGGGGCCCGGTCGCGGCCACTGGCCGAGTTCGTCCGCACGGCGGCGGAGATCGCCGCGATCCGCACAGGGGCGGAGGCCGCCACGATCCGCACAGGGACGGAGGTCGCCGCGCGGCGCACCAGCGCGGAGACCGCCCCACACCATGCGGCGGCGGACGTCGCGGCGCCTCGTACGGCGGCGGAGGTTGTGGCTCGGGCCTCGGGTGGGGTGGGGACTTTTCGGGATCGCTCCCACCGGGAATAG
- a CDS encoding ABC transporter substrate-binding protein, with product MNRIAPMGRLLAAAAAASLALTACGGGDTANQSASTAPSAATSTQASSAPAAKGDGTLTIGTVLPQTGSLAFLGPPEFAGVDQAVKEINEAGGVLGKPVTKVHTDSGDTTTNIASQSVDKLIGQKADAIIGAASSSVSESIIDKITGAGVVQFSPANTSDKFTTIEDNGLYFRTAPPDKLQGRVLGDLIAADGNDTVGILAMQDSYGSGLADQITKTAEAAGASVVERVDYDPKAAEFSADVAKIKAANPKAVVLIGFEEGAKVVAELVKQGLTADKVKWYMVDGNMSNTNYLKMPKGTLKGVKGTIPGAEAPEEFREKLKKLDPKLDDFTYSAESYDAANLIALAAEAAKDDSGASIAGKLAEVSKGGEKCKSFKECADLLKAGKDIDYDGISGPVEFDDNGDPAVATIGVYQYGDDNKYAPKALEYRTGKIEG from the coding sequence ATGAACCGCATTGCTCCGATGGGGCGCCTGCTGGCAGCCGCGGCCGCGGCGAGCCTGGCTCTGACGGCCTGCGGCGGCGGCGACACGGCCAACCAGTCCGCCTCCACCGCGCCGTCCGCCGCGACGTCCACGCAGGCCTCCTCGGCGCCGGCGGCGAAGGGTGACGGCACGCTGACCATCGGCACGGTCCTGCCGCAGACCGGTTCGCTGGCGTTCCTCGGCCCGCCCGAGTTCGCCGGCGTGGACCAGGCCGTCAAGGAGATCAACGAGGCCGGCGGCGTGCTCGGCAAGCCGGTCACCAAGGTGCACACGGACTCCGGCGACACCACCACGAACATCGCCTCGCAGTCGGTGGACAAGCTCATCGGGCAGAAGGCCGACGCCATCATCGGCGCCGCGTCGTCGTCGGTGTCGGAGTCGATCATCGACAAGATCACGGGTGCCGGGGTGGTGCAGTTCTCACCGGCCAACACCTCCGACAAGTTCACCACCATCGAGGACAACGGCCTGTACTTCCGCACCGCGCCGCCGGACAAGCTGCAGGGCCGCGTGCTGGGCGACCTGATCGCCGCCGACGGCAACGACACCGTCGGCATCCTGGCGATGCAGGACTCCTACGGCTCCGGCCTGGCCGACCAGATCACCAAGACGGCCGAGGCCGCCGGCGCCAGCGTCGTGGAGCGCGTCGACTACGACCCGAAGGCGGCCGAGTTCTCCGCGGACGTGGCCAAGATCAAGGCCGCGAACCCGAAGGCCGTCGTGCTGATCGGGTTCGAGGAGGGCGCCAAGGTCGTGGCCGAGCTGGTCAAGCAGGGGCTCACCGCCGACAAGGTGAAGTGGTACATGGTGGACGGCAACATGTCGAACACCAACTACCTGAAGATGCCCAAGGGCACGCTCAAGGGCGTCAAGGGCACCATCCCGGGCGCCGAGGCGCCGGAGGAGTTCAGGGAGAAGCTGAAGAAGCTCGACCCGAAGCTCGACGACTTCACCTACTCCGCCGAGTCGTACGACGCGGCGAACCTGATCGCGCTGGCCGCGGAGGCCGCCAAGGACGACAGCGGCGCGTCCATCGCGGGCAAGCTGGCCGAGGTGAGCAAGGGCGGCGAGAAGTGCAAGAGCTTCAAGGAGTGCGCCGACCTGCTCAAGGCCGGTAAGGACATCGACTACGACGGCATCAGCGGGCCCGTCGAGTTCGACGACAACGGCGACCCGGCGGTGGCGACCATCGGCGTCTACCAGTACGGCGACGACAACAAGTACGCCCCCAAGGCGCTGGAGTACCGGACCGGCAAGATCGAGGGCTAG
- a CDS encoding ABC transporter substrate-binding protein: MIRILRAPLAATAAVVALAACSPGDTTAGTVPSGSAPAQPPSATAPQGDGTLSIGTVLPQTGSLAYLGPPMFGGVDLALKEINGAGGVLGKPVTKSDTDSGDTTTNIASQSVDKLLAQKVDAIVGAASSSVSESIIDKITRAGVVQFSPANTSDKFTTIEDAGLYFRTAPPDKLQGRVLGDLVVADGNDTIGILAMQDSYGSGLADQVTRTAQEGGATVVERVDYDPKAADFSADVSKIKAANPKGIVLIGFEETSKVVQELVKQGLTSDKYKWYMVDGNMSNTNFAKTPKGTMEGVKGTLPGAEAPEAFQKRLLKVNPELAEYTYAAESYDAVTLIALAAEAAKADTGAAIAGKLVEVSKGGTKCTGFKECADLLKAGTDIDYDGVSGPVDFNDVGDPSVATIGVYQYRADNTFDAAKAVEYRRGNIDG; this comes from the coding sequence ATGATCCGCATTCTTCGCGCGCCGCTCGCCGCCACCGCGGCGGTCGTGGCGCTGGCGGCGTGCTCGCCCGGCGACACGACCGCCGGCACCGTCCCCTCCGGCTCCGCGCCGGCGCAGCCGCCCTCGGCGACGGCGCCGCAGGGGGACGGCACGCTGAGCATCGGCACGGTGCTGCCGCAGACCGGGTCGCTCGCCTATCTGGGGCCGCCCATGTTCGGGGGCGTCGATCTGGCGCTCAAGGAGATCAACGGGGCCGGCGGCGTGCTCGGCAAGCCGGTCACGAAGTCCGACACGGACTCGGGGGACACGACCACCAACATCGCCTCGCAGTCGGTGGACAAGCTGCTGGCGCAGAAGGTGGACGCGATCGTCGGCGCGGCGTCCTCGTCGGTGTCTGAGTCGATCATCGACAAGATCACGCGGGCGGGCGTGGTGCAGTTCTCCCCGGCCAACACCTCCGACAAGTTCACCACGATCGAGGACGCCGGCCTGTACTTCCGTACGGCGCCGCCGGACAAGCTGCAGGGGCGGGTCCTGGGTGACCTGGTGGTCGCCGACGGCAACGACACGATCGGGATCCTGGCCATGCAGGACTCCTACGGCTCCGGCCTGGCCGACCAGGTGACGCGGACGGCCCAGGAGGGCGGCGCGACGGTCGTGGAGCGGGTGGACTACGACCCGAAGGCGGCCGACTTCTCCGCCGACGTGTCCAAGATCAAGGCGGCGAACCCGAAGGGCATCGTGCTGATCGGGTTCGAGGAGACGTCGAAGGTCGTGCAGGAGCTGGTCAAGCAGGGGCTGACCAGCGACAAGTACAAGTGGTACATGGTGGACGGCAACATGTCGAACACCAACTTCGCCAAGACCCCGAAGGGCACGATGGAGGGGGTCAAGGGCACGCTGCCCGGGGCGGAGGCGCCAGAGGCGTTCCAGAAGCGGCTGCTGAAGGTGAACCCGGAGCTGGCCGAGTACACCTACGCGGCGGAGTCGTACGACGCCGTGACGCTCATCGCGCTGGCCGCGGAGGCGGCCAAGGCGGACACGGGCGCGGCGATCGCGGGCAAGCTGGTGGAGGTCAGCAAGGGCGGCACGAAGTGCACGGGGTTCAAGGAGTGCGCCGATCTGCTGAAGGCGGGCACGGACATCGACTACGACGGCGTCAGCGGGCCCGTGGACTTCAACGACGTGGGTGACCCGTCGGTCGCGACGATCGGGGTCTACCAGTACAGGGCGGACAACACGTTCGACGCCGCCAAGGCGGTCGAATATCGCCGGGGGAACATCGACGGCTGA
- a CDS encoding ABC transporter substrate-binding protein, with protein MIRIAPVGRALAVVAATSLALTACGGGGGDTATQASQSAAPASSAPAAKGDGTLTLGTLLPQTGSLAFLGPPEFAGVDLALKEINEAGGVLGKPVQKFDTDSGDTTTNIASQSVDKLLAQKADAIIGAASSSVSESVIDKITGAGVVHFSPANTSDKFTTIEDKGLYFRTSPPDKLQGRVLGDLIIADGNDTVGILAMQDSYGTGLADQVQKTVTDGGGEVVERVDYDPKAADFSADVAKLKAKNPKGIVLIGFEETAKVVQELVKQGMPADKHKWYMVDGNTSNTNYVKMPKGTLTGVKGTIPGAAAPEEFQKKLTGVNPDLEDFSYAPESYDAANLIALAAEAAKSDAGVDIAAKLMEVSKGGTKCKSFKECVDLLKAGTDIDYDGVSGPVEFDEAGDPAVATIGIYQYGDDNKYASKALEYRTGNIAG; from the coding sequence ATGATCCGCATTGCTCCCGTGGGGCGGGCGCTGGCTGTCGTGGCTGCCACCAGCCTCGCCCTGACAGCCTGCGGTGGTGGCGGCGGTGACACCGCCACTCAGGCTTCCCAGAGTGCCGCGCCTGCCTCATCCGCGCCCGCGGCGAAGGGTGATGGCACGCTGACCCTCGGCACGCTGCTGCCCCAGACCGGTTCGCTGGCGTTCCTCGGCCCGCCCGAGTTCGCGGGCGTCGACCTCGCTCTCAAGGAGATCAACGAGGCCGGCGGCGTGCTCGGCAAGCCCGTGCAGAAGTTCGACACGGACTCGGGCGACACGACCACCAACATCGCCTCGCAGTCCGTGGACAAGCTGCTGGCGCAGAAGGCCGACGCCATCATCGGCGCGGCGTCCTCGTCGGTGTCCGAGTCGGTGATCGACAAGATCACGGGCGCCGGCGTGGTGCACTTCTCCCCGGCCAACACCTCCGACAAGTTCACCACCATCGAGGACAAGGGCCTCTACTTCCGTACGTCCCCTCCGGACAAGCTCCAGGGCCGCGTGCTGGGTGACCTGATCATCGCCGACGGCAACGACACCGTCGGCATCCTGGCGATGCAGGACTCCTACGGGACCGGTCTGGCCGACCAGGTCCAGAAGACGGTCACCGACGGCGGTGGCGAGGTCGTCGAGCGCGTCGACTACGACCCCAAGGCGGCCGACTTCTCCGCCGACGTGGCCAAGCTCAAGGCGAAGAACCCCAAGGGCATCGTCCTGATCGGCTTCGAGGAGACCGCCAAGGTCGTGCAGGAGCTGGTCAAGCAGGGCATGCCGGCTGACAAGCACAAGTGGTACATGGTGGACGGCAACACGTCGAACACCAACTACGTCAAGATGCCCAAGGGCACGCTGACCGGCGTCAAGGGCACGATTCCCGGCGCCGCGGCTCCGGAGGAGTTCCAGAAGAAGCTGACCGGGGTCAACCCCGACCTGGAGGACTTCAGCTACGCCCCCGAGTCGTACGACGCGGCGAACCTGATCGCCCTGGCCGCCGAGGCCGCCAAGAGCGACGCGGGCGTCGACATCGCGGCCAAGCTGATGGAAGTCAGCAAGGGCGGCACGAAGTGCAAGAGCTTCAAGGAGTGCGTCGACCTGCTGAAGGCCGGCACGGACATCGACTACGACGGCGTCAGCGGTCCGGTCGAGTTCGACGAGGCCGGTGACCCGGCCGTCGCCACCATCGGCATCTACCAGTACGGCGACGACAACAAGTACGCCTCCAAGGCGCTGGAGTACCGCACCGGCAACATCGCCGGCTGA
- a CDS encoding pyridoxamine 5'-phosphate oxidase family protein: MPLNVAEREAFLAESHIASLAVEAGDGRAPLVVPVWYDYSPGGEIRFLTDGGSHKARLIAKTGRFSILAQRVSPTYRYVSVEGPVVRSGPTTLDDLTRISARYLPPDAVSGYVQGSDLNVLVTFRMRPEHWLSADLGALS; this comes from the coding sequence ATGCCGTTGAACGTGGCGGAGCGGGAGGCGTTCCTGGCGGAGTCGCACATCGCCAGCCTGGCGGTGGAGGCGGGCGACGGCCGGGCGCCGCTGGTCGTACCGGTCTGGTACGACTACAGCCCCGGCGGCGAGATCCGGTTCCTGACGGACGGCGGCTCGCACAAGGCCAGGCTCATCGCGAAGACGGGCCGGTTCTCGATACTGGCGCAGCGAGTCAGTCCCACCTACCGCTACGTGTCGGTGGAGGGCCCGGTGGTGCGCTCGGGCCCGACGACGCTGGACGACCTGACCCGCATCTCCGCCCGCTACCTGCCGCCGGACGCGGTGTCCGGCTACGTCCAGGGGTCGGACCTCAACGTGCTGGTGACGTTCAGGATGCGCCCGGAACACTGGCTCTCGGCCGACCTGGGCGCCCTGAGCTGA
- the pyk gene encoding pyruvate kinase, protein MTRRAKIVCTLGPATSSEERLRELIAAGMDVARFNLSHGNHDLHREVYDRVKAVAADLGRGVGVLADLQGPKIRVGTFEEGPVRLGFGDVFTITTEDVPGDREQVSTTYKGLPKDVRPGDTILVDDGRLVLEATRVDGERIITRVVIGGMISDNKGLNLPGVNVSAPALTDKDEADLRWALRTGFDMIALSFVRRPSDADVVRNIMEQEAVRLPLLAKIEKPQAVDRLPDIVEAFDGIMVARGDLGVELPLEQVPIVQRRIIELCREKARPVIVATQMLDSMMNAPRPTRAEASDVAYAVMDGADAVMLSGETSVGNYPIEAVSTMDRIACAAEKSSLHATHTLERMPETTGGAIARAAAEVGAIVGAKALVAFTMSGETARRLARYRSPIPLLAFTSAPHVRGQLSLTWGVETFHVPFVHHTDDMVRQVEASLLSLGRLEKGDKVVIVAGSPPGTPGSTNALRVHTIGSAVSHAH, encoded by the coding sequence GTGACTCGTCGCGCGAAAATCGTCTGCACTCTAGGCCCCGCCACATCCTCGGAAGAACGCCTCCGCGAGCTGATCGCCGCGGGCATGGACGTGGCACGGTTCAACCTCAGCCATGGCAATCATGACCTGCACAGAGAGGTTTACGACCGGGTCAAGGCGGTGGCGGCCGACCTCGGCCGCGGTGTAGGCGTGCTCGCCGACCTGCAGGGCCCCAAGATCCGTGTCGGCACGTTCGAGGAAGGCCCCGTCAGGCTGGGCTTCGGCGACGTCTTCACCATCACCACCGAAGACGTGCCGGGCGACCGCGAGCAGGTCTCCACCACCTACAAGGGGCTGCCCAAGGACGTCCGCCCCGGTGACACGATCCTCGTCGACGACGGCCGCCTCGTGCTGGAGGCCACCCGCGTCGACGGCGAGCGCATCATCACCCGCGTCGTCATCGGCGGCATGATCTCCGACAACAAGGGCCTCAACCTGCCGGGCGTCAACGTCAGCGCCCCGGCGCTCACCGACAAGGACGAGGCCGACCTGCGCTGGGCGCTGCGCACCGGCTTCGACATGATCGCCCTGTCCTTCGTCCGCCGCCCGTCCGACGCCGACGTGGTGCGCAACATCATGGAGCAGGAGGCCGTCCGCCTCCCGCTGCTCGCCAAGATCGAGAAGCCGCAGGCCGTCGACCGCCTCCCCGACATCGTCGAGGCGTTCGACGGCATCATGGTCGCCCGCGGCGACCTCGGCGTCGAGCTGCCGCTGGAGCAGGTCCCGATCGTGCAGCGGCGGATCATCGAGCTCTGCCGCGAGAAGGCCCGCCCGGTCATCGTCGCCACCCAGATGCTCGACTCGATGATGAACGCCCCGCGCCCCACCCGCGCCGAGGCCTCCGACGTGGCCTACGCGGTCATGGACGGCGCCGACGCGGTCATGTTGTCGGGCGAGACCTCGGTCGGCAACTACCCGATCGAGGCCGTCTCCACGATGGACCGCATCGCCTGCGCCGCGGAGAAGTCCTCCCTGCACGCCACCCACACGCTGGAGCGCATGCCGGAGACCACCGGCGGCGCCATCGCCCGCGCCGCGGCCGAGGTCGGGGCGATCGTGGGGGCCAAGGCGCTGGTGGCGTTCACGATGTCGGGGGAGACGGCGCGCCGGCTGGCCCGCTACCGCTCGCCGATCCCGCTGCTCGCCTTCACCTCCGCGCCGCACGTGCGGGGGCAGCTGTCGCTGACGTGGGGGGTGGAGACGTTCCACGTGCCGTTCGTGCACCACACGGACGACATGGTGCGGCAGGTGGAGGCGTCGCTGCTGTCGCTGGGGCGGCTGGAGAAGGGCGACAAGGTCGTCATCGTGGCCGGCTCGCCTCCCGGCACCCCGGGCTCGACGAACGCCCTGCGCGTCCACACAATCGGCTCCGCGGTCTCCCACGCGCACTGA
- a CDS encoding DUF2784 domain-containing protein, with protein sequence MMYRLLADAAMVVHFAFLLYMAVGGFLAWRWRRTIWAHLAVAAWGVLSVVAGVECPLTLAEDWARHGAGQEGLPASGFIDHYIEGVIYPEEYTNLARLGVAVLVLFSYVGYVLRRQ encoded by the coding sequence ATGATGTATCGCCTTCTCGCGGACGCCGCGATGGTGGTGCACTTCGCCTTTCTCCTCTACATGGCCGTGGGCGGGTTCCTCGCCTGGCGCTGGCGGCGTACGATCTGGGCGCACCTCGCCGTCGCCGCCTGGGGCGTACTCTCGGTCGTGGCCGGCGTCGAGTGCCCCCTCACCCTCGCCGAGGACTGGGCGCGCCACGGCGCGGGCCAGGAGGGGTTACCCGCCAGCGGCTTCATCGACCACTACATCGAGGGAGTGATCTACCCGGAGGAGTACACGAACTTGGCGCGACTTGGGGTTGCCGTTCTCGTTCTGTTCTCCTACGTCGGGTACGTTCTCCGTCGTCAGTGA
- a CDS encoding ANTAR domain-containing response regulator has translation MSTQRRVVIAEDEALIRLDLKEMLQEDGYVVVGEAGDGEQAIRLAAELRPDLVILDVKMPVLDGISAAERIVSERIAPCLILTAFSQRDLVERARDAGAMAYLVKPFTKADLVPAIEMAVSRHEEMVALAAEVSSLSERLETRKLVERAKGQLMTQHGWTEPQAFRWIQKASMDRRLSMREVAQIVIDDTAERS, from the coding sequence GTGAGTACGCAGCGGCGAGTAGTGATCGCGGAAGACGAGGCCCTGATCCGCCTCGACCTCAAGGAGATGCTCCAGGAGGACGGCTACGTCGTCGTGGGCGAGGCCGGTGACGGCGAGCAGGCGATCCGGCTGGCCGCCGAGCTGAGGCCCGACCTCGTCATCCTCGACGTGAAGATGCCGGTGCTCGACGGCATCTCGGCGGCCGAGCGCATCGTGTCCGAGCGGATCGCCCCCTGTCTCATCCTGACCGCGTTCTCCCAGCGCGACCTGGTCGAGCGGGCCAGGGACGCGGGGGCGATGGCCTACCTGGTCAAGCCGTTCACCAAGGCCGACCTGGTGCCGGCGATCGAGATGGCGGTCAGCAGGCACGAGGAGATGGTGGCACTGGCGGCCGAGGTCTCCAGCCTGTCGGAGCGGCTGGAGACCAGGAAGCTGGTCGAGCGGGCCAAGGGTCAGCTCATGACGCAGCACGGCTGGACGGAGCCGCAGGCGTTCCGGTGGATCCAGAAGGCGTCGATGGACCGGCGGCTGAGCATGCGCGAGGTTGCCCAGATCGTTATCGACGACACGGCGGAGCGATCCTGA
- the dapD gene encoding 2,3,4,5-tetrahydropyridine-2,6-dicarboxylate N-succinyltransferase — MTAFDPTSTGAFGVGLATIAADGTVLDTWFPAPELGDAPHPGTQRLSADEAGELAGLAGSDAARGVEVVAVRTGIAKLSEAPVDAHDVYLRLHLLSSRLVRPHGVNLDGIFGLLANVVWTNFGPCPVPDFERTRLRLRARGAVTVYGVDKFPRMVDYVMPAGVRIADADRVRLGAHLAAGTTVMHEGFVNFNAGTLGSSMIEGRVSAGVVVGDGSDVGGGASIMGTLSGGGKQVISIGERCLLGANSGLGISLGDDCVVEAGLYVTAGTRVTLPDGTVVKAAELSGSNGILLRRNSQSGAVEALPRKGGGIELNAALHAND; from the coding sequence GTGACTGCTTTCGATCCCACCTCGACCGGCGCGTTCGGCGTCGGCCTCGCCACCATCGCCGCCGACGGCACCGTACTCGACACCTGGTTCCCCGCCCCCGAGCTGGGCGACGCGCCCCATCCGGGCACCCAGCGGCTCTCCGCCGACGAGGCCGGCGAGCTGGCCGGGCTGGCCGGCTCCGACGCGGCGCGGGGCGTGGAGGTGGTGGCCGTGCGCACCGGCATCGCCAAGCTCTCCGAGGCGCCCGTGGACGCGCACGACGTCTACCTGCGTCTTCATCTGCTCTCGTCCCGCCTGGTCCGGCCGCACGGCGTCAACCTGGACGGCATCTTCGGCCTGCTGGCCAACGTGGTGTGGACGAACTTCGGCCCCTGCCCGGTGCCGGACTTCGAGCGTACGCGGCTACGGCTGCGGGCCAGGGGCGCGGTGACGGTGTACGGGGTGGACAAGTTCCCGCGGATGGTCGACTACGTCATGCCGGCGGGTGTCCGGATCGCCGACGCGGACCGGGTCCGGCTGGGCGCCCACCTGGCCGCCGGCACCACGGTCATGCACGAGGGCTTCGTGAACTTCAACGCCGGCACGCTCGGCAGCTCGATGATCGAGGGCCGGGTCTCGGCCGGCGTGGTCGTCGGCGACGGCTCCGACGTGGGCGGCGGCGCCTCGATCATGGGGACGCTGTCGGGCGGCGGCAAGCAGGTCATCTCGATCGGCGAGCGTTGCCTGCTGGGCGCCAACTCGGGCCTGGGCATCTCGCTGGGCGACGACTGCGTGGTGGAGGCGGGCCTGTACGTCACGGCGGGCACGCGGGTCACGCTGCCGGACGGCACGGTCGTCAAGGCGGCCGAGCTGTCGGGCTCCAACGGCATCCTGCTGCGGCGCAACTCCCAGTCGGGCGCGGTGGAGGCCCTCCCCCGCAAGGGCGGCGGCATCGAACTCAACGCCGCCCTCCACGCCAACGACTGA
- a CDS encoding S8 family peptidase, protein MRRVASGLTALAAVVALGACTPAASREAATPQAEFLVFYDFGKQRQAEAAVERAGGTTISADTRLGYLMAAGSGSGFEEAVGADPAIAGVSPDRRIGYATSRPATEAAARRAAFPDEKAFTKTKGEPLAGRQWDMRMIGADRAHAKAPGTRQVLVGVIDTGVDGKHPDIAPNFNRELSRNFVTDKPKDEYGETLDGPCEASGCKDAVDVDDDGHGTHVASTIASPLNGLGIAGVAPGVQIVNLRAGQDSGFFFLKPSLDALTYAGDIGVDVVNMSYFVDPWLFNCANNKSDTRKQQLEQQAIITGMQRALDYARQRGVTLVSALGNGSTDLGHPQVDKQSPGYPKGDEKERQVDNSCINVPAESNGVISVSALGPSGRKAVYSDYGNEQTDLSAPGGDVLDGQGTQATRSILAAAPEHVLRAAGRIDAKGEPKGADVVKDCTGGTCSYYQYLEGTSMASPHAAGVAAIIVSRFGKPGKGGLDLAPATVEQLLYKTATQRACPTPRQYVYKIFGQTETHACEGAPSDNGFYGHGIVDAWKAATVEP, encoded by the coding sequence ATGCGGCGGGTCGCCTCGGGCTTGACGGCGCTGGCCGCCGTGGTCGCGCTCGGCGCCTGCACGCCGGCCGCGTCCCGCGAGGCCGCCACCCCGCAGGCCGAATTCCTCGTCTTCTACGACTTCGGCAAGCAACGCCAGGCCGAGGCCGCCGTCGAACGCGCCGGCGGCACCACGATCTCCGCCGACACCAGGCTCGGCTACCTCATGGCCGCCGGCTCGGGCTCCGGGTTCGAGGAGGCCGTGGGCGCGGACCCGGCCATCGCCGGCGTCTCCCCGGACCGCCGCATCGGCTACGCCACCTCCCGCCCCGCCACGGAGGCCGCCGCCCGCAGGGCCGCGTTCCCCGATGAGAAGGCGTTCACCAAGACCAAGGGAGAGCCGCTCGCGGGCCGCCAGTGGGACATGCGCATGATCGGAGCCGACCGCGCCCACGCCAAGGCGCCCGGCACCCGGCAGGTCCTCGTCGGCGTCATCGACACCGGCGTGGACGGCAAGCACCCCGACATCGCCCCCAACTTCAACCGCGAGCTCAGCCGCAACTTCGTCACCGACAAGCCCAAGGACGAGTACGGCGAGACGCTGGACGGCCCCTGCGAGGCGTCCGGCTGCAAGGACGCCGTGGACGTGGACGACGACGGCCACGGCACCCACGTCGCCAGCACCATCGCCTCCCCGCTGAACGGCCTGGGCATCGCCGGCGTCGCCCCGGGCGTGCAGATCGTGAACCTCAGGGCGGGCCAGGACTCAGGCTTCTTCTTCCTCAAGCCCAGCCTCGACGCCCTCACCTACGCCGGCGACATCGGCGTGGACGTCGTGAACATGAGCTACTTCGTCGACCCCTGGCTGTTCAACTGCGCGAACAACAAGTCCGACACCAGGAAGCAGCAGCTCGAACAGCAGGCCATCATCACCGGCATGCAACGCGCCCTCGACTACGCCCGCCAGCGCGGCGTCACGCTGGTCTCCGCCCTCGGCAACGGCTCGACCGACCTCGGCCACCCCCAGGTCGACAAGCAGAGCCCCGGCTACCCGAAGGGCGACGAGAAGGAGCGCCAGGTCGACAACTCCTGCATCAACGTGCCCGCCGAGTCCAACGGCGTCATCTCCGTCTCGGCCCTGGGCCCGTCCGGGCGCAAGGCCGTCTACAGCGACTACGGCAACGAGCAGACCGACCTGTCGGCGCCGGGCGGTGACGTGCTCGACGGGCAGGGCACCCAGGCCACCCGGTCGATCCTGGCCGCCGCGCCCGAGCACGTGCTGCGCGCGGCAGGCCGCATCGACGCCAAGGGCGAGCCCAAGGGCGCCGACGTCGTCAAGGACTGCACCGGCGGCACCTGCTCCTACTACCAGTACCTCGAAGGCACCTCGATGGCCTCGCCGCACGCCGCCGGCGTCGCGGCGATCATCGTCAGCCGCTTCGGCAAGCCCGGCAAGGGCGGGCTCGACCTCGCCCCGGCCACGGTCGAGCAGCTCCTCTACAAGACCGCCACGCAGAGGGCCTGCCCGACGCCCCGCCAGTACGTGTACAAGATCTTCGGGCAGACCGAGACGCACGCGTGCGAGGGAGCCCCGTCCGACAACGGATTCTACGGCCACGGCATCGTGGACGCCTGGAAGGCCGCTACCGTCGAACCATGA